DNA from Patescibacteria group bacterium:
GCCCGCGCCGGAACGGCCGATTATCATACCGGGCTTGGAGGTGCGAATAATTATAGTAATCGCGTTTCTTGATCTCTCGATTTCCACCCGGTCAACGCCGCCTTCTTTGAGTTTAGTATCCAAAAAATCCTGGATCATTATATCGTCCTTAAGTAATTTTTTATAATTTCCGCGCTTTTGGAACCATTTTGAATTCCAACCGAAAATCTGTTTTATGCGGAAAATTTTTGGATGTACCTTATGTCCCATAAATTATTTTTTGGTAATTTTTTCCTCTTTTTTTACGGCCGGTTTCTTAACTGATTTGACGACCGGTTTTTTGGATTCCCTGCCCGGTTTTACTTCCTTTGGAGTAACTTCGGCGAGCACGATCGCAAGGTGGGTAGTGCGCTTTCTGATTGGCGCCGCGCTCCCGTGAGCCCGCGCCATGGATCGATGCAGTATCGGACCGCCGTCAGCCGTAATTTGTTTGATAAATAAATTTTCTTTCTTTAGTGAAAAATTATGTTCAGCATTAGCAATCGCCGAATTTAAAAGCTTTGTAACGCAAACCTTCGCATTTTTTCTGAGATGCGCGAGTTCAAAAAGCGCGCGCTCGACATCCATCCCCTTGATGAGATTGGCAACGAGCCGGACTTTTTTCGGCGCGATTCTTATATATTTTGCTCTTGCTTTAACTTCCATATTTTTTATTTAGCTGATTTTCCACCAGCGGCCGGTGCCTGCGCCGCTTTAGATGCCGCTGCGGCGCCTTCTTCCTGCTTTGTTTCAAGCTCTTTCTGCATCTTGCCGCCGTGGCGGATAAATTTGCGGGTCGGCGCGAATTCTCCGAGCTTATGACCGACCATGTTTTCCGTGGCAAGAACCGGCAGATGAATCTTTCCGTTATGCACGCCAAAAATAAATCCGA
Protein-coding regions in this window:
- the rpsS gene encoding 30S ribosomal protein S19 yields the protein MSRSLKKGPYVDERLLAKVAKLKPGDKTVIKTWARAATITPEMVGFIFGVHNGKIHLPVLATENMVGHKLGEFAPTRKFIRHGGKMQKELETKQEEGAAAASKAAQAPAAGGKSAK